The Vibrio penaeicida sequence CAATATTTATCCGCAGCGGCAACCATAGGTGGAATCTTGGCACTGTTGGTATAGCTTAAAGCCAGTATAAATTAGCCTTTACCGACATTGCCTTCTTCTTATAGCTAACGTGCTTAACTAAATAAGCGAAACTTTCGCTCAACAACCGTAATGCTAATTTCTTGCGTTATGGCATTCTTTTACGGCTTTCTATTTCCCACTCAGACTATTAGACAACCTATCTTAGCACCTACAAACATACCTAAGTATGCTCACTCACTTTCATTAGACCACTTTGTATTTATCATTCTTATTGAATACGCAAAGTATCTGGCTAAAAAATAAAAAAATATTCATACCAAAATGAGCGATGTAATTAAACAGTACTAAATATGTGCTCTTTCGTTACAAACTTGAACTCCCCTTTAAATGAAAATCAAAAATAAATATAAAATACAAAAAGATAAGTAAAAATCACTTCACTCCCCGCTATGTTATTCAAGGTGAGGTATTTAACATTTCTTAGACAAAAAAGGTTCTAATCTCCCTACTTTTAGTCAAATCCTGAGCGACGTTTTAAAAAAAAATGTTTTGAGTACTAAGCATTTTTAGGGCATTATTTTTATTAATTGATCGTTCAATTAAAAATAAGGAAGCCGTCATGCCCAAGGTTGGGATGCCAGAAATCAGGAAACCACAGCTTGTTCAAGCAACGATGACCGTTATCGATCGAGTTGGGTTGCATGCTGCAAGCATTTCACTGATCAGCAAAGAAGCTGGTGTATCGAGTGGGATCATTAACCACTACTTTGGCGGTAAACATGGTCTTCTAAAAGAAACCATGAAAGAGATTCTTCGTCAGCTCTCTTCAACAATTACTGAACAATTAAGTCAGTTGCCTAAAGACGCTCATCAACAACGTATCAACGCCATTATTGATGGCAACTTTGTGGGCTACCAAGCAGAAAACAAAGTCGCAAAGA is a genomic window containing:
- the betI gene encoding transcriptional regulator BetI, whose protein sequence is MPKVGMPEIRKPQLVQATMTVIDRVGLHAASISLISKEAGVSSGIINHYFGGKHGLLKETMKEILRQLSSTITEQLSQLPKDAHQQRINAIIDGNFVGYQAENKVAKTWLAFWSYSVHDPELKRLQRVNEKRLLSHLKIELKALFEKEQAEIIAHGIAALIDGVWLRGTLNPKGIDAEKARLIINDYLDKQLTFYTQQLNTK